The following coding sequences are from one Verrucomicrobiota bacterium window:
- a CDS encoding DUF4034 domain-containing protein, which translates to MRLLPITSFLLLFVSLFSPLHAWIYIDDTEDKVVQELGKPVGIIEEGEKKVLSYKGGDVTIEKGKVIEVDLVAQNDQEPPPKPVPTPTPLPAAPAAVAQNAAPPEAKPKEFVVPEVKMKAGLSQETLLMEQAEAYIRALLAAEKFDELEQIAKDLKDSQARTTTGSWKLTNYFISIGNYSNSGIPHYQQKLEMINRWKEQYPNSMTARLVEADIWVDMAWEARGSGYAHSVSEDGWKYFHQFLDNAQKVMLEASTLPDSNPEYYRIMMVIAMGQGVEREGFENFYQEGIKLWPGYIPLYTYKAYYLMPRWYGERGEMEGFALELYKTHPEGKLIYSKICSYIISYYGSDFFKETDFKWKIVKDSFDGSVADYPNSNLIINDYAYLACIAEDDKMAKQLLQKIEGKYESRVWRDMQYYAWARRHYQVGQ; encoded by the coding sequence ATGAGACTTCTCCCCATTACCAGTTTTTTGCTTTTATTCGTGTCACTCTTTTCTCCCCTTCACGCATGGATATATATAGATGACACTGAAGACAAAGTCGTTCAAGAGCTGGGCAAACCAGTGGGAATTATTGAAGAGGGGGAAAAGAAAGTGCTCTCCTATAAAGGGGGGGATGTAACCATCGAAAAAGGAAAGGTTATCGAGGTGGATCTCGTTGCCCAGAATGACCAAGAGCCACCGCCGAAACCCGTACCCACACCCACTCCCCTCCCTGCGGCTCCGGCTGCCGTAGCTCAAAATGCAGCCCCTCCCGAAGCAAAACCAAAAGAGTTTGTAGTCCCGGAAGTCAAAATGAAGGCAGGATTAAGTCAGGAAACCTTGCTAATGGAACAAGCCGAAGCCTACATTCGAGCTCTTTTAGCTGCTGAAAAATTTGATGAACTTGAGCAAATCGCCAAAGATCTCAAAGATTCCCAAGCAAGAACAACAACAGGGTCATGGAAGTTAACTAATTATTTTATTTCCATAGGTAATTATTCAAATAGTGGCATTCCCCACTACCAGCAGAAGCTGGAGATGATCAACCGATGGAAAGAACAGTATCCAAACTCCATGACAGCAAGACTCGTCGAGGCTGATATATGGGTGGATATGGCTTGGGAAGCACGTGGATCGGGGTATGCTCATTCAGTGAGTGAAGACGGATGGAAATACTTCCATCAATTCTTGGATAATGCCCAAAAAGTCATGCTTGAAGCCTCTACCCTGCCGGATTCAAATCCTGAGTATTACCGCATTATGATGGTGATCGCCATGGGGCAGGGGGTAGAGCGTGAGGGTTTTGAAAATTTTTACCAGGAAGGGATAAAACTATGGCCGGGCTATATTCCCTTATATACCTATAAGGCCTATTATCTCATGCCACGTTGGTATGGAGAAAGGGGGGAGATGGAGGGATTCGCTTTGGAACTTTATAAAACCCACCCAGAAGGCAAGCTAATCTATAGTAAAATCTGTTCTTATATTATTAGTTATTATGGCAGTGATTTTTTTAAAGAAACGGACTTTAAATGGAAGATTGTTAAGGACTCTTTTGATGGGTCTGTGGCGGACTATCCAAATTCAAATCTAATTATTAATGATTACGCCTATTTGGCCTGTATCGCAGAGGATGATAAAATGGCTAAACAACTCCTGCAGAAAATCGAGGGAAAATATGAATCCCGGGTCTGGCGTGACATGCAGTATTATGCTTGGGCTAGAAGGCATTATCAGGTTGGACAATAA
- a CDS encoding tetratricopeptide repeat-containing serine protease family protein: protein MGSDNFRTRGNQLRIFLLILLFIPLIVRSQENNYDSEYQKAKALTETGAYSQAIETFKKLAEAGFAPAQTSLAMFYLQGNGVDKNPSLAFENFQKAANQGDIQAQVYLAGCYANAIGTPKNVEESAVWFKKAADQGNAKAQHYLGTYYMTGTGVKPDINDAIKLFKFAANQGYQQSQFQLAQIYQNGQGTDKDIKESVKWYKKSAEAGHAESQFKLSLYYANGQGVPKDEIESLAWMNIAASSGNETAARTRTAMEVNLGKEITLYAQQRSKEILDDIKMSKKSHDEYNSMSKAKEFSGNVRGFGTGSFISKDGLLLTAAHVIEDSKRIEVMTSTGKVKAKVIQVDSSNDVALLECSGTYEALPVVTSKLVKLGQGVFTIGFPNVDIQGFSPKLTKGEISSMSGFKDDPRSWQVSVPVQPGNSGGPLLDMNGNLVGIIVSKLSATQMAASRGDIPQNVNYAIKSSYIQPILDKYTSRLQSFDTLTPNTSFEKIVQKTQNSVVLIVTYD from the coding sequence ATGGGGTCTGACAATTTTCGTACAAGAGGAAATCAACTGCGTATTTTTCTGTTAATCCTGTTATTTATCCCCCTGATTGTCCGGTCACAGGAAAATAATTACGATTCGGAATACCAAAAAGCTAAGGCACTCACTGAAACGGGGGCTTACTCACAAGCCATTGAAACTTTCAAAAAACTTGCCGAGGCCGGATTTGCCCCGGCACAAACCTCCCTTGCCATGTTTTATTTACAGGGGAATGGAGTCGATAAAAACCCTTCGCTTGCCTTTGAAAATTTCCAGAAGGCAGCCAACCAAGGTGATATCCAAGCTCAGGTTTATCTTGCAGGATGTTACGCAAATGCCATCGGGACCCCTAAAAACGTCGAGGAATCAGCTGTGTGGTTCAAGAAAGCAGCCGATCAGGGGAATGCTAAAGCCCAACACTATTTGGGCACCTATTACATGACAGGGACCGGTGTGAAACCGGACATTAACGATGCAATCAAACTTTTTAAATTTGCGGCGAATCAGGGATACCAACAATCCCAATTCCAACTTGCCCAAATCTATCAAAATGGACAAGGCACAGATAAAGACATCAAGGAATCCGTCAAATGGTATAAAAAATCCGCCGAGGCCGGGCACGCGGAATCACAATTCAAATTATCCCTCTATTATGCCAATGGCCAAGGAGTACCAAAAGATGAAATTGAATCCTTGGCCTGGATGAATATTGCTGCCAGTAGCGGTAATGAAACGGCCGCCCGTACCCGCACCGCGATGGAGGTAAATCTCGGCAAAGAAATCACGCTTTATGCCCAGCAACGCAGCAAGGAAATCCTCGACGATATCAAAATGTCAAAAAAATCCCATGACGAGTATAACTCCATGTCAAAGGCCAAGGAATTTAGCGGCAATGTCAGGGGATTTGGTACAGGGAGCTTTATTTCAAAAGACGGACTGCTCCTCACCGCAGCACATGTCATCGAAGACAGTAAAAGGATCGAGGTCATGACGAGTACCGGAAAAGTAAAAGCAAAAGTAATCCAGGTCGATTCATCAAATGATGTTGCGCTCTTGGAATGCTCCGGCACTTACGAAGCCCTCCCGGTGGTCACGTCAAAACTCGTCAAACTCGGACAAGGGGTTTTTACTATCGGGTTCCCAAATGTGGACATTCAAGGCTTTAGTCCAAAGCTTACAAAAGGCGAAATCAGTAGTATGTCCGGATTCAAAGATGATCCCCGTTCCTGGCAAGTAAGTGTCCCCGTCCAGCCCGGAAACTCTGGAGGCCCCTTATTAGATATGAATGGAAACCTAGTCGGCATCATTGTTTCCAAGCTAAGTGCCACCCAAATGGCGGCATCACGCGGGGATATCCCCCAAAATGTGAATTACGCGATCAAATCGAGTTATATCCAGCCCATCCTCGATAAATATACCAGCCGATTACAGTCCTTTGATACACTTACCCCAAATACATCTTTTGAGAAAATCGTCCAAAAAACCCAGAACTCCGTTGTATTGATCGTCACCTACGATTAA
- a CDS encoding TIM barrel protein, which translates to MKRPFIAMDTNFFTELGWYTFESRAEMLAELGYDGMTFTIFETGYKPLWRQQAFDDIEKIAAIQKKTGIGVDSIYMNLDLSKSPAEGDNADIPRILSQMTSETCANLELSVCFTDNSVAKSDASADGKLLQWLEPIIPVLEKNNLHLHLYPHSGFWIERVEDSVRLKKKINHPRIHAVFCGLHWFCVDGQDIEGKLREAAPHLGSANISGMRVTGEHKQIVPLDDGQLDNSLIIGLLDQYGYKGKIALQGFGCAGDVYTHLKKSINTFRDIDTRVRNHPSWSQRFPA; encoded by the coding sequence TTGCCATGGATACGAATTTCTTTACGGAGCTCGGCTGGTACACATTCGAGTCCCGTGCCGAGATGCTCGCCGAGCTGGGTTATGACGGCATGACCTTTACCATTTTTGAAACCGGTTACAAACCCCTCTGGCGTCAACAAGCCTTTGACGACATCGAGAAGATAGCTGCGATCCAGAAGAAAACCGGGATCGGAGTGGACTCGATCTATATGAATCTCGACTTGTCCAAAAGCCCTGCTGAGGGGGACAATGCCGATATTCCCCGGATACTCTCCCAAATGACCTCAGAGACTTGCGCGAATTTGGAGTTAAGCGTTTGTTTTACGGATAATTCCGTCGCCAAATCCGATGCCTCCGCCGACGGCAAATTGCTGCAATGGCTCGAACCAATCATTCCTGTCTTAGAAAAAAACAATTTGCACCTGCATCTCTACCCTCATTCCGGGTTCTGGATCGAGCGAGTGGAAGACTCCGTCCGCCTGAAAAAGAAAATCAATCACCCCCGGATCCATGCTGTATTCTGCGGGCTCCACTGGTTTTGTGTGGATGGTCAGGATATCGAGGGCAAATTGCGCGAAGCGGCCCCTCACTTGGGTTCGGCTAATATCTCCGGCATGCGGGTCACGGGTGAACACAAACAAATTGTTCCCTTGGACGATGGGCAACTGGATAATTCCCTCATCATCGGCCTGCTCGACCAATACGGCTACAAAGGCAAAATCGCCTTACAAGGTTTCGGTTGTGCCGGGGATGTCTATACTCATCTCAAAAAGTCGATCAACACCTTCCGCGACATCGACACCCGAGTCCGAAACCACCCGTCCTGGAGCCAGCGTTTCCCGGCTTAG